A genomic segment from Polyangium mundeleinium encodes:
- a CDS encoding type VI secretion system Vgr family protein yields the protein MPILELSFASGETSLSVRHFSVHESVSSLFSVNVMARSESPSIDLEAIVGQPASLRVISGWAYARLGGARLWSGVVSSIEQVHAVQPGGLGKELSTYSLRIVPTLWLLTQRRGYRIYQHLSIPDIVDRLLGEWNVEAKWEIDRGRYPKLEYKVQYGETDFAFVSRLLEEAGISYTFPDDDAKGSKFTLSDRLEANPARPGGALPYVDNPNRESEKEYLSKVRLTHIVRPGAHTIRDYDFRNPMFALFGDAPKAEGPEAKYEQYHYQPGATLVENGKGGGGTPAADDKGTARYDQGFGKERADRMLGGTRADKRTIGFETNTIDLWPGQIFSVDKHPHAELGEDKRLLVTEFSVEGTPGEEWTMSGQAAFTDAPYRPQQKTQKPKVEGVQSAVVVGPGGQEIHTDEFGRVRVQFPWDREGKNDDGSSCWIRVSQGWAGTGYGMIVIPRIGHEVMVGFLDGDPDQPIIVGRVYNAKQAVPYKLPDNKTRSTWKSDSSLGSEGFNEIMFEDLKGQELVWEHAEKNRRRLVKNDETITVGHDRQKYVMNDEQDKTIGFVKVYVGKDQDVVIKQDKRERVEGNSHLHVMGKRNQRIEGNQSLEVKGDRHELVGENHALSATKEIHIKAGTALVIEAEDLTLKGPGGFVRIDGSGVTIRGTKVYINSGGAAGQGAGASPEAPDKAVEAEVDDVSKTLIAQ from the coding sequence GATGGCGCGCTCGGAGAGCCCCTCGATCGATCTCGAAGCGATCGTCGGGCAGCCGGCGAGCCTCCGCGTCATCAGCGGCTGGGCGTACGCGCGCCTCGGCGGCGCCCGGCTCTGGAGCGGCGTGGTGAGCTCGATCGAGCAGGTGCACGCGGTGCAGCCGGGAGGCCTCGGCAAGGAGCTCTCGACGTATTCGCTCCGCATCGTGCCGACGTTGTGGCTGCTCACGCAGCGGCGCGGGTATCGCATCTACCAGCACCTCTCGATCCCCGACATCGTCGATCGCCTGCTCGGCGAGTGGAACGTCGAGGCGAAGTGGGAGATCGATCGGGGCCGGTACCCGAAGCTCGAGTACAAGGTCCAGTACGGCGAGACCGATTTCGCCTTCGTGAGCCGCCTGCTCGAAGAGGCCGGCATCTCGTACACGTTCCCGGACGACGACGCGAAGGGCTCGAAGTTCACGTTGAGCGATCGCCTCGAAGCAAACCCCGCGCGCCCCGGCGGCGCCCTTCCCTACGTGGACAACCCGAACCGCGAGTCCGAGAAGGAGTACCTCTCGAAGGTCCGCCTCACGCACATCGTCCGGCCGGGCGCGCACACGATTCGCGACTACGACTTCCGGAATCCGATGTTCGCGCTCTTCGGCGATGCGCCGAAGGCCGAGGGCCCCGAGGCGAAGTACGAGCAGTACCATTACCAGCCGGGCGCCACGCTCGTCGAGAACGGCAAGGGCGGCGGTGGCACGCCGGCCGCGGACGACAAGGGCACGGCGCGCTACGATCAAGGGTTCGGCAAGGAGCGCGCCGATCGCATGCTCGGCGGCACGCGCGCCGACAAGCGCACGATCGGGTTCGAGACGAACACGATCGATCTCTGGCCGGGGCAAATCTTCTCGGTCGACAAACACCCGCACGCCGAGCTCGGCGAGGACAAACGCCTGCTCGTCACGGAGTTCTCGGTCGAGGGCACGCCGGGCGAGGAGTGGACGATGTCGGGGCAAGCCGCGTTCACGGACGCGCCTTACCGGCCGCAGCAGAAGACGCAAAAGCCGAAGGTCGAGGGCGTGCAGAGCGCGGTCGTGGTGGGCCCCGGGGGCCAGGAGATCCACACCGACGAGTTCGGCCGCGTGCGCGTGCAGTTCCCCTGGGATCGCGAGGGGAAAAACGACGACGGCAGCTCCTGCTGGATCCGCGTGAGCCAGGGCTGGGCGGGCACGGGGTACGGCATGATCGTGATCCCGCGCATCGGGCACGAGGTGATGGTGGGCTTCCTCGACGGTGATCCGGATCAGCCGATCATCGTGGGCCGCGTCTACAACGCGAAGCAGGCCGTCCCGTACAAGCTGCCCGACAACAAGACACGCTCGACGTGGAAGAGCGACTCGTCGCTCGGCTCCGAGGGCTTCAACGAGATCATGTTCGAGGATCTGAAGGGCCAGGAGCTCGTCTGGGAGCATGCCGAGAAGAACCGGCGCAGGCTCGTCAAGAACGACGAGACGATCACCGTCGGCCACGATCGGCAGAAGTACGTGATGAACGACGAGCAGGACAAGACGATCGGATTCGTCAAGGTCTACGTCGGCAAAGACCAGGACGTCGTCATCAAGCAGGACAAACGCGAGCGCGTCGAGGGCAACAGCCACCTGCACGTGATGGGCAAGCGCAACCAGCGCATCGAGGGCAATCAGTCGCTCGAGGTGAAGGGCGATCGGCACGAGCTCGTCGGCGAGAACCACGCGCTCTCGGCGACGAAGGAGATCCACATCAAGGCGGGCACGGCACTCGTGATCGAGGCCGAGGATCTCACCTTGAAGGGCCCGGGCGGGTTCGTCCGCATTGACGGCAGCGGCGTCACGATCCGCGGCACGAAGGTCTACATCAACAGCGGCGGCGCGGCCGGCCAGGGCGCGGGCGCGTCGCCCGAGGCGCCGGACAAGGCGGTCGAGGCCGAGGTGGACGACGTGAGCAAGACGCTCATCGCGCAATAA
- a CDS encoding PAAR domain-containing protein — MPPAARITDRHVCGIHPPNVIVQGEDTVIVGFQPQARVSDAEACGAAISAGEPTVIIGGKDAARKGDPTNHGGTIASGCPTVIIGSNPMAILQTDKPFCEDCAKKAAERAARQKAGREGS; from the coding sequence ATGCCTCCTGCGGCACGAATCACCGATCGTCACGTCTGCGGGATTCACCCGCCGAACGTCATCGTCCAGGGAGAGGACACGGTCATCGTCGGCTTTCAGCCCCAGGCGCGCGTCAGCGACGCCGAGGCTTGCGGCGCCGCCATCTCGGCCGGCGAGCCCACCGTCATCATCGGCGGCAAGGACGCCGCGCGAAAGGGCGACCCGACGAACCACGGCGGCACCATCGCCTCGGGCTGCCCGACGGTCATCATCGGCTCCAATCCGATGGCCATCCTCCAGACGGACAAACCCTTCTGCGAGGACTGCGCCAAGAAGGCCGCCGAGCGGGCGGCGCGCCAGAAGGCCGGGAGGGAAGGGTCGTGA
- a CDS encoding DUF4123 domain-containing protein, translated as MTEPRLIVEVRYGKLAGTKKAVEAGRALKVGRTELSDLVVGHDGQMSGTHFELQWDGARCVLRDLQSQNGTRLGGEAVERGDVPHGAWIQAGETDFMVYVEGRTKPPRKKLARSPEDEAARVEAAARACERLRAEAAKAPLYAVLDGARDRRILEVVREGVEPHQSLYDGLQGETLEDVAPYLVGPFRKDSALLDRLLAEGFGNRWGIFCTSYEKFVEVRRHWRRFLMVTLESTNEKVYFRFYDPGVFRVFWPTCHAGQQQKLSESMEEIFVEEEDLSLSALVKPH; from the coding sequence GTGACGGAGCCTCGGCTCATCGTCGAGGTGCGTTATGGCAAGCTCGCCGGCACGAAGAAGGCCGTCGAGGCCGGCCGCGCGCTGAAGGTCGGCCGCACCGAGCTTTCGGACCTCGTCGTGGGGCACGACGGGCAGATGTCGGGCACGCATTTCGAGCTGCAATGGGACGGCGCGCGGTGCGTCTTGCGGGACCTCCAGAGCCAGAACGGGACGCGCCTTGGCGGGGAGGCCGTCGAGCGAGGCGACGTCCCTCACGGGGCCTGGATCCAGGCGGGCGAGACCGATTTCATGGTCTACGTCGAGGGCCGCACGAAGCCCCCGCGGAAAAAGCTCGCGCGTTCGCCCGAGGACGAGGCGGCGCGTGTGGAGGCCGCCGCGCGGGCATGCGAGCGCCTGCGCGCGGAGGCGGCGAAGGCGCCGCTGTATGCGGTCCTCGACGGCGCGCGGGATCGGCGGATCCTCGAGGTGGTCCGCGAGGGCGTCGAGCCGCACCAATCGCTCTACGACGGCCTGCAGGGCGAGACGCTCGAAGATGTCGCGCCGTACCTCGTGGGCCCGTTCCGCAAGGACTCGGCGCTGCTCGATCGGTTGCTCGCCGAGGGCTTCGGCAATCGCTGGGGCATCTTCTGCACCAGCTACGAAAAGTTCGTGGAGGTGCGGCGGCACTGGCGGCGCTTCTTGATGGTGACGCTCGAATCGACGAACGAGAAGGTCTACTTCCGTTTCTATGATCCGGGCGTGTTCCGCGTCTTCTGGCCGACGTGCCATGCGGGGCAACAACAGAAGCTGTCGGAGAGCATGGAGGAAATCTTCGTCGAGGAAGAGGACCTCTCGTTATCGGCGCTCGTAAAGCCTCACTGA
- a CDS encoding type VI secretion system Vgr family protein: protein MANLELSLASGQRDLYVRRFSVRESVSNLFSIHLLVRSPDHSLDLGAAVGHPAGFRLHAGYAHVQSGAQRTWTGIVARAEQAHALQEISAEDGLSTYQIHIVPELWLLTHRQGNRIYQQLSIPDIIDRLLGEWNIQPTWRIERARYPKLDYKVQYRETDYAFLCRLLEEAGIAYTLSEHPERGTTLVFGDRIQTNTPRSGPPIPYVDNPNEAAEKEFISRVRFGREVRPGAATFRDYDPRKPDLALFGKAEPTAGIEGKMEQYHYDAGSFLVETGKDEGTPNADDRGFARHDGKYGTALSTRVLEAERTGERMVSFAANTFDLAPGVIFSMGRHPHAALPESRPLLVVGASIEGTDTGDFNFYGHAFFAEAPYRPARQTPKPKIHGLQSAMVVGPSGQEIHTDEFGRVRVQFHWDREGQRDDQSSCWIRVNQGWGGMGYGMVTLPRIGHEVLVAFLEGDPDHPTVVGRVYNAAQQVPYKLPQDKTRSTWKSDSSIGHDGFNEIMFEDLAKKELVWQQAQKDRKRDVGNDEFATVVHDRQKLVKNDETEETHGHRKFWVGKDYDEVTKKNKNETYNTNVHLVVKGSRRERIDGKQSLTVVKSRHEHVQGRSALAAGQEVHHVAGEEWVGEAGGAATIKGAGGFIKIDGAGVTISGTMVWINERGEPNDGKVARPQDPFEQKDQEPPPPANDEADDSLDEH from the coding sequence GTGGCAAACCTCGAGCTCTCCCTCGCCTCCGGTCAACGCGACCTCTACGTGCGGCGTTTTTCCGTCCGGGAATCGGTCTCGAACCTGTTCTCGATCCACCTCCTCGTCCGCTCGCCGGACCATAGCCTCGACCTCGGGGCCGCGGTCGGGCATCCCGCGGGCTTCCGCCTGCACGCCGGGTATGCCCACGTGCAGAGCGGCGCCCAGCGCACGTGGACGGGCATCGTGGCCCGCGCCGAGCAGGCGCACGCGCTGCAGGAGATCTCCGCCGAGGACGGGCTCTCGACGTACCAGATCCACATCGTGCCGGAGCTCTGGCTGCTCACGCATCGCCAGGGCAATCGCATCTACCAGCAGCTCTCGATCCCGGACATCATCGATCGCCTCCTCGGCGAGTGGAACATCCAGCCGACGTGGCGCATCGAGCGCGCGCGGTATCCGAAGCTCGATTACAAGGTCCAGTACCGGGAGACCGATTACGCCTTCCTCTGCCGCCTGCTCGAAGAGGCAGGCATCGCGTATACCCTGAGCGAGCACCCCGAGCGCGGCACGACGCTCGTCTTCGGCGATCGCATCCAGACGAACACGCCCCGCTCCGGCCCGCCCATTCCGTACGTCGACAACCCGAACGAGGCGGCCGAAAAGGAATTCATCAGCCGCGTGCGCTTCGGCCGCGAGGTGCGCCCCGGCGCGGCCACGTTCCGCGATTACGACCCTCGCAAGCCCGACCTCGCCCTCTTCGGCAAGGCCGAACCCACGGCCGGCATCGAGGGCAAGATGGAGCAGTACCATTACGACGCGGGCTCGTTCCTCGTCGAGACGGGCAAGGACGAGGGAACGCCGAACGCCGACGATCGTGGCTTCGCGCGGCACGACGGCAAGTACGGCACCGCGCTCTCCACGCGTGTGCTCGAAGCCGAGCGCACCGGCGAGCGGATGGTCTCGTTCGCGGCCAACACGTTCGACCTCGCGCCGGGCGTCATCTTCTCGATGGGCCGCCACCCGCATGCGGCGCTCCCCGAGAGCCGGCCTCTCCTCGTCGTCGGCGCCTCGATCGAAGGCACGGACACCGGCGACTTCAACTTTTATGGCCACGCGTTCTTCGCCGAGGCGCCCTATCGACCGGCACGACAAACGCCAAAGCCGAAAATCCACGGCCTCCAGAGCGCGATGGTCGTCGGCCCCTCGGGCCAGGAGATCCACACCGACGAGTTCGGCCGCGTGCGCGTGCAATTCCACTGGGATCGCGAGGGCCAGCGGGACGATCAAAGTTCGTGCTGGATCCGCGTGAACCAGGGCTGGGGCGGCATGGGGTATGGAATGGTCACCCTGCCCCGCATCGGCCACGAGGTGCTCGTCGCGTTCCTCGAAGGTGATCCGGACCATCCGACGGTCGTCGGCCGCGTCTACAACGCCGCCCAGCAGGTGCCGTACAAGCTGCCGCAGGACAAGACACGCAGCACGTGGAAGAGCGACTCCTCCATCGGCCACGACGGGTTCAACGAGATCATGTTCGAGGATCTCGCAAAAAAGGAGCTCGTCTGGCAGCAGGCGCAGAAGGATCGCAAGCGGGACGTCGGCAATGACGAGTTCGCCACGGTCGTGCACGACCGCCAGAAGCTCGTGAAGAACGACGAGACCGAGGAGACGCACGGCCACCGCAAGTTCTGGGTTGGCAAGGACTACGACGAGGTCACGAAAAAGAACAAGAACGAGACATACAACACGAACGTGCACCTCGTGGTGAAGGGCAGCCGGCGGGAGCGGATCGACGGCAAGCAATCCCTCACCGTCGTGAAGAGCCGCCACGAACACGTGCAAGGCCGGAGCGCTCTCGCGGCCGGGCAGGAGGTGCATCACGTGGCCGGCGAGGAGTGGGTCGGCGAGGCGGGCGGCGCGGCCACGATCAAGGGCGCCGGCGGCTTCATCAAGATCGACGGCGCGGGCGTCACCATTTCAGGCACGATGGTCTGGATCAACGAGCGCGGCGAGCCCAACGACGGCAAGGTCGCGCGGCCGCAAGATCCGTTCGAGCAAAAGGACCAGGAGCCGCCGCCGCCGGCCAATGACGAAGCCGACGACTCGCTGGATGAACATTGA
- a CDS encoding N-acetylmuramoyl-L-alanine amidase family protein: protein MAPPLRVSPDQQGAIEQASNSDSVQKCRVIVVIDPGHGDHNNKTSGVDPGALGGANLEYKEKDIVLDVAKVFKEKLAAKTDVIEAVYLTREGDVGSGELKKLQWRLDFANEKKAQILVSLHMNSACKRDPNDKDKCLKDANGNDVLDTTANGKEVWCFPGKAQSKSLATSIMAAYTLPLKRRGQTGVFERNFAVIKLQGTIKASALIEMGFIPNENDRTQVMNNKTSIAEQFTEGVVNYIIANRSALCGGETETTKLPENPPLPRPRPKDL from the coding sequence ATGGCCCCGCCCCTCCGCGTCTCCCCCGATCAACAAGGCGCAATCGAGCAAGCATCGAACTCGGACTCCGTCCAGAAATGCCGGGTCATCGTCGTGATCGACCCGGGTCACGGGGACCATAACAACAAGACCTCGGGCGTCGATCCGGGAGCGCTGGGCGGGGCGAACCTCGAATACAAAGAGAAGGACATCGTCCTCGACGTGGCCAAGGTCTTCAAGGAGAAGCTGGCGGCCAAGACGGACGTGATCGAGGCGGTGTACCTGACGCGCGAAGGCGACGTGGGCAGCGGCGAACTGAAAAAACTCCAGTGGCGCCTGGACTTTGCGAACGAGAAAAAAGCTCAGATCCTCGTCAGCCTGCACATGAATTCGGCGTGCAAGCGGGATCCCAACGACAAAGACAAGTGCCTCAAGGACGCGAATGGGAACGATGTCCTCGACACCACGGCCAACGGCAAGGAGGTCTGGTGTTTTCCGGGCAAGGCCCAGAGCAAGAGCCTGGCGACCTCGATCATGGCAGCGTACACGCTCCCCTTGAAACGCCGAGGTCAGACCGGCGTGTTCGAGAGGAACTTCGCGGTGATCAAGCTCCAGGGCACGATCAAGGCGAGCGCGCTCATCGAAATGGGCTTCATCCCGAACGAAAACGACCGAACGCAGGTCATGAACAACAAGACCTCGATCGCGGAGCAGTTCACCGAGGGCGTCGTCAACTACATCATTGCCAATCGCTCCGCGCTCTGCGGGGGCGAGACCGAGACGACGAAGTTGCCGGAGAACCCGCCCCTCCCGCGGCCGCGGCCGAAGGATCTCTGA
- a CDS encoding DUF2169 family type VI secretion system accessory protein — MQILSVGPLRTGSIVWQKRAGGFVLTVVCKATYWLQPGEAVLSNEQEALNEADDHWDDDPNRSLRAASDLVPLKPRPEVTLVGYAYAPGQQPVRSLVARLILGEVDKAIEVFCDRSFLPDGSLQEGTRFTRMRLTWERAGGGPGTNNPVGVRADVRDGYGRRALPNLQPLGMYVSTADDFVPPVCFAPIATSWPSRADLVGRAPPPAGVGLDGPSEAFFNAAPSDQLLTALRDNERIVLENLHPEHTRLVTNLPGVRPAIFVDRGNGPAQRQKVRADALWIDTDRGIATLTWRVQVPLARPDEPGRVIVGMEMPGHDLSWGEIVQTMAASESKGFAEEDHTQTNIISQMEAEAARRAALPFAASSLQPAAREPQPSLSGDLPFQSSVLQPPTSAPRPWTQQLQSPQPPTLKPPPLPSAARAPLPGTVVSPAPVPPVSKPAPPVPPPATKPSTPAFIPPVVPAPPPVPAPVPMSVPLPAPVHVSAIPAAPPSPIPAPVRPGTISSEGGRGPSPWAGGAPGGVAPGRETLGTAAAAAAAAVAEAPKDSASDGGALGASNDAAGVRAWSAPRREIRAVVAEEEAQKPVIVRELLHLVWFEPSFVPRIRRVPAWKRLLSELEQRGADKEIDDVLAGKEAWEVEDRREIFEILARADRMDDRSLVELMDQAIREDGKYATPIVLVAGELETPFDEMETLKALSTAAAPLVGPTDEGLKAAVEAADKFIARSGLSWAPVVPEGLSNRIREAFVREKKGLPADALDMQAERALIGGRHYQKREVLGGTYLRLLLRLHSDSQPIVAYAPDAVARKLPMFRKFRARIVGELHPAQDQYEARGEALRALAVGTVTVPERGTAGAKS, encoded by the coding sequence ATGCAAATCCTCTCGGTCGGTCCCCTGCGCACGGGGTCCATCGTGTGGCAGAAGCGCGCGGGGGGCTTCGTCCTCACGGTCGTTTGCAAGGCCACGTATTGGCTCCAGCCTGGCGAGGCCGTGCTCTCGAACGAGCAAGAAGCCCTCAATGAGGCCGACGATCACTGGGACGACGACCCGAACCGGAGCCTGCGCGCCGCGAGTGATCTCGTGCCGCTCAAGCCACGCCCCGAGGTCACGCTCGTCGGATATGCCTACGCGCCGGGGCAGCAGCCGGTCCGCTCGCTCGTGGCGCGCCTCATCCTCGGCGAGGTCGACAAGGCGATCGAGGTGTTCTGCGACCGCTCGTTCCTGCCCGACGGCTCGCTCCAGGAGGGCACGCGGTTCACGCGTATGCGCCTCACGTGGGAGCGCGCGGGCGGCGGGCCCGGCACGAACAACCCCGTCGGCGTGCGCGCCGATGTGCGGGACGGTTATGGGCGGCGTGCCCTGCCGAACCTCCAGCCCCTCGGGATGTACGTCTCCACGGCCGACGATTTCGTACCGCCCGTGTGTTTCGCGCCGATCGCGACGAGCTGGCCCTCGCGCGCGGATCTCGTGGGGCGCGCGCCGCCGCCCGCGGGCGTGGGGCTCGACGGGCCGAGCGAGGCGTTTTTCAATGCAGCGCCCTCGGATCAGCTCCTCACGGCGCTGCGCGACAACGAGCGTATCGTGCTCGAGAACCTGCACCCCGAGCACACGCGGCTCGTGACGAACCTGCCGGGCGTGCGGCCCGCGATCTTCGTGGACCGAGGCAACGGGCCGGCGCAACGGCAGAAGGTGCGTGCCGATGCCCTGTGGATCGATACGGACCGCGGAATCGCCACGCTCACCTGGCGCGTGCAGGTCCCGCTCGCGCGGCCGGACGAGCCGGGGCGCGTGATCGTGGGAATGGAGATGCCCGGGCACGACCTGAGCTGGGGCGAGATCGTCCAGACCATGGCCGCCTCGGAATCGAAGGGGTTTGCGGAGGAAGACCATACCCAGACGAACATCATTTCGCAGATGGAGGCCGAGGCGGCGCGCCGCGCGGCGCTGCCCTTCGCGGCCTCGTCCCTGCAACCGGCGGCGCGCGAGCCGCAGCCCTCGCTTTCGGGCGATTTGCCGTTCCAATCGTCGGTCCTGCAGCCGCCGACGTCGGCGCCCCGCCCCTGGACGCAGCAGCTCCAATCGCCGCAGCCGCCGACGCTGAAGCCCCCGCCCTTGCCCTCGGCGGCGCGCGCCCCGCTCCCGGGGACCGTCGTCTCCCCCGCGCCCGTGCCGCCCGTGTCCAAGCCCGCGCCGCCGGTGCCGCCGCCTGCGACCAAGCCCTCGACGCCCGCGTTCATCCCGCCCGTCGTGCCCGCGCCGCCGCCGGTGCCCGCGCCCGTGCCCATGTCCGTGCCCCTCCCGGCGCCCGTGCACGTCTCCGCGATTCCCGCGGCGCCCCCGTCGCCCATCCCCGCGCCGGTTCGTCCGGGCACGATATCGTCGGAGGGCGGCCGCGGGCCGAGCCCGTGGGCGGGCGGCGCGCCTGGCGGCGTGGCGCCGGGGCGAGAGACCCTCGGCACGGCGGCAGCCGCAGCCGCGGCGGCCGTCGCGGAGGCGCCCAAGGATTCGGCGTCGGACGGCGGCGCGCTCGGCGCATCGAATGATGCGGCGGGCGTGCGCGCGTGGAGCGCGCCGCGCCGGGAGATCCGCGCGGTCGTCGCGGAGGAGGAGGCGCAGAAGCCCGTCATCGTCCGCGAGCTCTTGCACCTCGTGTGGTTCGAGCCGAGCTTCGTGCCGCGCATCCGGCGCGTCCCGGCGTGGAAGCGGCTGCTCTCCGAGCTCGAGCAGCGCGGCGCCGACAAGGAGATCGACGACGTGCTCGCCGGCAAGGAGGCCTGGGAAGTCGAAGATCGCCGCGAGATCTTCGAGATCCTCGCCCGCGCCGATCGCATGGACGACCGGAGCCTCGTGGAGCTCATGGATCAGGCCATTCGCGAGGACGGCAAGTACGCGACGCCGATCGTGCTGGTCGCCGGCGAGCTCGAAACGCCGTTCGACGAAATGGAGACGCTGAAGGCGCTCTCGACCGCGGCGGCGCCGCTCGTCGGGCCCACGGACGAGGGGCTGAAGGCCGCCGTGGAGGCCGCGGACAAGTTCATCGCGCGCTCGGGGTTGTCCTGGGCGCCGGTCGTGCCGGAGGGATTGTCGAATCGGATTCGCGAGGCGTTCGTCCGGGAGAAGAAGGGATTGCCCGCGGACGCGCTCGACATGCAGGCCGAGCGGGCGCTGATCGGCGGACGTCATTACCAGAAGCGCGAGGTGCTCGGCGGGACGTACCTGCGGCTGCTCCTGCGCCTTCATTCGGACAGCCAGCCGATCGTGGCGTACGCGCCGGACGCGGTCGCGCGCAAGCTGCCGATGTTCCGCAAATTCCGGGCGAGAATCGTGGGCGAGCTGCATCCGGCGCAGGATCAATACGAGGCGCGGGGCGAAGCGCTCCGGGCGCTCGCGGTCGGGACGGTCACGGTGCCGGAGCGGGGGACGGCCGGGGCCAAGAGTTGA